In Phragmites australis chromosome 17, lpPhrAust1.1, whole genome shotgun sequence, the following are encoded in one genomic region:
- the LOC133896754 gene encoding helicase SEN1-like isoform X4, which yields MQKYINFLEAEVLPSTSEYSRPRVHLKRADIWLGFKSLLGFLEAPAYEDGILEKYPVFLNIVLNHVSDDRSDLSCAVSCLKASFEMLGCKLWLRTTLSPGVMRNTLLGHCFHTRDEKSHKEIFDLFLPFLQSLEALQDGEHEKQRRNILYFLLHQVTRSSNFSVLMRKNATKIALLIVQRGYTMSPPCPPSECAHMWGPSLISSIEDTSLHGSLRQPALGLIYIVIISDASALISYNLKYEAVTKVNISNSIMFADDDDELPFSNDAEEKYQSCWNDFSVLNKLTCQECKDWKCIPLLWYLTMVQLEPSKLPIAFSKAVLWGLSHISILEPGLATESLMPVNAWLSLHAGEVSPTFTWQVPNGADDGGDGKDCLNTLKVSQFCTLLLRIFKRLAVHVMTQIEQRGLQKQWSWEPMMAESLILALVDHNDNVRQVGRAILEHVSQSRGLTSGLQFLCSSASSLSSVFLGLRYAVQLVETRSVLADFHSFHHLFFVVCKLFKEVVAQKPSVAQPAKPSEGGFLRQSYSSVLIRPPEHVVDITNWQKFCTLLSATLWPLISTCLRGEELVCTKQCQISCVRLLELLPLVYEGVNSYCRTQSCSMMTMVLDLTDIAWLFHLVHWGKSSLPVIIRHWKQCMLSISKELKGSYSGTSQRYIEDLDDIISHDAVNIDELEERISNLKLALSKEAPAKTKKRGLIDAPMFKEPIVKVPSPINHAVQERHTGRDNVVNVESTEPSHAPDIQEIILLSDNEENLPAADVSSEEVLSSVMDNDASTASNMLKEVKPLEQRMLTDDRHVSLKLQISSLVSNISPSSRPVSKDSRSSIAASKGLGGMKKPGVPVNANNNSRLPKTAKSSVTATSQPSRPNFSSDTEKFKSIFRDISDDEDDPLDHALDNCRRPQHLSAKPSIVVPKRQVVQLPLLAGKRLGSGSMVTSSRRLQPPKLGSWFKSILEMDYFAVVGLSSSEIVKKAALKEIPVCFDSQAQYVEIFQPLVLEEFKAQLQNAYVETPPDDMMCGCMSILSVERVDEFLIVRGRPENSESVKFKSCTENDLILLTKDPLKNSGHQVHVLGKVERRETDKNKALIFVIKFFLSNDNARLNKVKRLLVERSKWFLNRVMSMTPQIREFSALSSLNDIPVLPAILNPVSCAANYHESGKVYLDRLAHPMRKVLKSLYNGSQLQAVSIAIGSASSKTKFDLSLIQGPPGTGKTRTIVAIVSALLSLHADNSYKLPRNDPIDSADFAKPRAKISQSAAITRAWQDAALAKQQLKDSQRESPRMTERLPRGRALICAQSNAAVDELVSRLSEGLYGADGKLYRPYIVRVGNAKTVHSNSMPFFIDTLVEQRLSDELKTNNDGKNSSDAESSSSLRAQLEKVVDRIRCYESRRKLIEADKGENGSSVPDEDEIGEISDEALGGKLNFLYAQKRKVSAELATAHAREKKIANENKFLKHKVRRSILGEAEIIVTTLSGCGGDIYGVCSETASSNKYGNFSEHALFDVVVIDEAAQALEPATLIPLQLLKSRGTKCIMVGDPRQLPATVMSGLASKFLYECSMFERLQRAGYPVIMLTKQYRMHPEISRFPSLHFYENKLLDGAKMDDKSAPFHDHNYLGPYMFFDIVDGREYCGRNAATQSLCNEFEADAALQILTFLKNRYPSEFSSMKIGIITPYRSQLSLLRSRFTSFFGPEIVAEMEINTVDGFQGREVDILVLSTVRASISSGDRHHTGETRSIGFVADVRRMNVALTRARLSLWIVGNARTLQTNSHWDSLIQNSKERKLFISVKRPYGSMFENVHPYSKDIHGITRSYHTSHLKQKENEKIAMTSSQRSDARFRKEQLSHAARNVEKEGKSLPNEQLKRASHGDQKVPKAQESIVRKSSEESEKQNDNLRAAKCSSEQNIDQHSMLRKQREGKKSSVHNDNHLELSKSLATGDYHECKELNKPMEQNVCKETNKASSNQGSFQNSKVRIHRKDKNNGSQNNDTGAIKGSSKHDVNLKSAGKKDDVSPTAHPDLQKLIQKAKGPRKFSEKPRCDNSNQVDLLLKHDEALDPANKNDGARSQTYADMKKIVNKAEGVTKFSEQPRSGNSNQVDSSLSSHFDEASSHMPKLKKSQATNLALTNKKHLIAARKRQREDVESLLPSALISSKKPSLTRPTKKQK from the exons ATGCAAAAGTATATCAACTTTTTGGAAGCGGAAGTTCTTCCATCTACTTCAGAATATTCGAGGCCTAGGGTGCACCTCAAAAGAGCCGACATATGGCTTGGATTTAAATCACT CCTGGGATTTCTTGAGGCGCCTGCTTATGAAGATGGAATTCTGGAGAAATACCCTGTATTCCTGAATATTGTACTTAACCATGTCAGTGATGACAGATCTGATTTATCATGTGCTGTAAGTTGCCTCAAAGCTTCATTTGAAATGCTTG GTTGCAAGCTTTGGTTGAGAACAACACTATCACCTGGTGTTATGCGGAACACATTATTGGGTCACTGTTTTCACACTCGAGATGAGAAAAGTCACAAAGAAATTTTTGATCTTTTCCTCCCATTTCTTCAG TCACTTGAAGCGCTACAGGACGGTGAACATGAAAAGCAAAGGAGGAATATTCTGtatttccttcttcatcaagtaaCCCGGAGTAGTAATTTCAGTGTTCTGATGAGGAAAAATGCTACTAAG ATTGCTCTTCTTATTGTACAAAGAGGCTACACGATGAGCCCTCCGTGCCCACCTTCCGAATGCGCCCATATGTG GGGGCCATCTTTGATTAGCTCGATAGAGGATACATCCTTACATGGTTCATTGCGTCAACCTGCACTTGGTCTCATCTATATTGTCATAATTTCTGATGCTTCTGCCTTGATTTCCTATAACCTGAAGTATGAGGCTGTCACAAAGGTTAATATAAGCAATTCTATCATGTTTGCTGACGACGACGATGAATTGCCTTTCTCGAATGACGCTGAAGAAAAGTATCAGAGTTGTTGGAACGACTTCAGTGTTCTGAACAAGTTGACATGTCAGGAATGCAAGGATTGGAAATGCATCCCCTTGCTATGGTATCTTACAATGGTTCAGTTGGAGCCCTCTAAGCTGCCCATAGCTTTTTCAAAAGCAGTCCTTTGGGGTTTGTCTCATATTTCTATTTTAGAGCCTGGATTAGCTACAGAGTCGTTGATGCCTGTGAATGCTTGGTTATCATTACATGCTGGAGAAGTCTCCCCAACATTTACTTGGCAAGTTCCAAATGGTGCTGATGATGGTGGAGATGGGAAGGATTGCCTCAATACTCTCAAGGTGTCACAGTTTTGCACTCTCTTATTGAGAATATTTAAAAG ATTAGCCGTTCATGTCATGACGCAAATTGAGCAACGTGGACTCCAAAAGCAATGGAGTTGGGAACCAATGATGGCAGAAAGCTTGATATTGGCGCTAGTTGATCATAATGAT AATGTGCGGCAAGTTGGGAGGGCTATCTTGGAACATGTATCCCAATCACGGGGTTTGACTTCTGGGCTTCAATTTCTGTGCTCGAGTGCATCTTCACTGTCTTCTGTTTTTCTGGGTCTTAGATATGCAGTGCAACTG GTGGAAACGAGATCAGTTTTGGCAGATTTTCATAGTTTTCATCACTTGTTTTTTGTCGTGTGCAAACTATTCAAGGAGGTTGTTGCTCAAAAACCTTCAGTTGCACAACCAGCAAAACCTTCTGAAGGGGGCTTTCTGCGGCAATCCTATTCAAGCGTGCTAATTAGGCCACCAGAACATGTTGTGGATATTACTAACTGGCAGAAGTTCTGCACTTTGCTTTCTGCAACTCTCTGGCCTCTCATTTCCACATGCCTGAGAGGAGAGGAGTTAGTATGTACCAAACAGTGTCAG ATATCATGTGTTCGTTTGCTTGAGTTGCTTCCCCTGGTCTATGAGGGGGTCAATTCATATTGTCGCACCCAATCATGCAGTATGATGACAATGGTTCTGGACCTTACTGATATTGCATGGCTTTTTCACTTGGTTCATTGGGGAAAATCATCTCTCCCTGTGATTATCAGACATTGGAAACAGTGCATGCTATCTATATCGAAAGAACTAAAAGGCTCATATAGTGGTACCAGTCAGCGCTACATTGAAGATCTTGATGATATCATTTCACATG ATGCAGTCAATATCGATGAACTTGAAGAGAGAATTTCAAATCTTAAACTTGCATTGTCCAAGGAGGCTCCTGCAAAAACTAAAAAGAGAGGGTTAATTGATGCACCAATGTTTAAAGAACCAATTGTTAAGGTTCCTTCTCCAATTAACCATGCAGTTCAGGAGAGACATACTGGCAGGGACAATGTCGTGAATGTTGAAAGCACAGAGCCCTCCCATGCACCAGATATTCAAGAAATAATCCTCCTTTCAGACAACGAAGAAAATTTGCCAGCTGCTGATGTGTCCAGCGAGGAGGTTTTATCATCAGTTATGGACAATGATGCATCCACTGCGTCCAATATGTTGAAAGAAGTTAAGCCTCTTGAACAAAGAATGCTGACTGATGATAGGCATGTGTCTTTGAAACTGCAGATAAGTAGCCTGGTTAGTAACATTAGTCCCTCTTCTAGACCTGTATCAAAAGATAGTAGAAGCAGCATTGCTGCATCAAAAGGATTAGGTGGAATGAAAAAGCCGGGAGTTCCAGTGAATGCAAATAATAATTCCCGTTTACCAAAAACGGCGAAATCATCTGTTACTGCCACTTCTCAACCATCGCGTCCAAATTTTTCGTCAGATACAGAAAAATTTAAGTCAATCTTCAGGGATATatctgatgatgaagatgatccTTTAGATCATGCCCTTGATAATTGCCGAAGGCCACAACATCTTTCTGCTAAGCCTAGCATAGTAGTTCCTAAAAGACAAGTAGTTCAGCTTCCATTGCTTGCTGGAAAAAGATTGGGTTCTGGCAGCATGGTTACAAGTTCTCGGCGACTTCAGCCACCTAAACTGGGAAGCTGGTTTAAAAGCATATTGGAAATGGACTACTTTGCTGTTGTTGGGCTATCTTCTTCCGAGATAGTAAAAAAAGCTGCTTTAAAAGAAATTCCTGTATGCTTCGATTCACAAGCTCAATATGTTGAGATTTTCCAGCCACTAGTTCTAGAAGAGTTCAAAGCTCAGTTGCAGAATGCTTATGTAGAAACCCCTCCTGATGACATGATGTGTGGATGCATGTCTATCCTCTCAGTTGAAAGAGTTGATGAATTCCTTATCGTCCGTGGCCGCCCTGAGAATAGTGAGTCTGTCAAATTCAAAAGCTGCACAGAGAATGATTTGATATTGCTCACCAAAGATCCGCTGAAAAACTCTGGACATCAGGTCCATGTGCTTGGAAAG GTGGAGCGGCGTGAGACTGATAAAAATAAGGCATTGATTTTTGTGATAAAGTTCTTCCTTTCTAATGACAATGCAcgtctaaataaagtgaaacgaCTGCTTGTTGAAAGAAGTAAGTGGTTCTTGAATCGGGTTATGAGCATGACTCCCCAAATCCGAGAATTCAGTGCTCTCTCATCATTAAATGATATCCCAGTGCTTCCAGCAATCTTGAATCCTGTTTCTTGTGCTGCAAACTATCATGAATCTGGAAAAGTTTATCTTGATAGACTTGCGCACCCTATGCGGAAAGTATTGAAGTCATTATACAATGGCAGCCAGCTCCAAGCTGTAAGTATTGCCATTGGATCAGCAAGctctaaaacaaaatttgatcTGTCTCTTATTCAGGGCCCTCCAG gTACAGGTAAAACTAGAACAATCGTAGCAATTGTAAGTGCATTGCTATCCTTACACGCGGATAATTCTTACAAGTTGCCAAGAAATGATCCCATTGACAGTGCTGATTTTGCCAAGCCAAGAGCAAAGATCAGTCAATCTGCCGCAATAACTAGAGCATGGCAGGATGCAGCCCTTGCTAAGCAACAGTTAAAGGATTCTCAGAGAGAAAGTCCTAGAATGACAGAACGACTTCCAAGAGGACGGGCTCTAATATGTGCGCAGTCAAATGCTGCAGTTGATGAGCTTGTGTCAAGACTCAGTGAGGGATTGTATGGTGCTGACGGAAAGCTGTATAGGCCTTATATAGTGAGGGTTGGTAATGCAAAGACTGTTCATTCTAATTCAATGCCTTTCTTCATTGACACACTTGTTGAACAAAGATTATCAGATGAGTTGAAGACTAATAATGATGGCAAAAATTCATCCGATGCTGAATCCTCTAGTTCACTTAGGGCTCAATTGGAGAAGGTTGTGGACAGAATTAGATGTTATGAGTCAAGGCGAAAATTAATTGAGGCTGATAAAGGTGAAAATGGCTCTTCTGTACCTGATGAAGATGAGATAGGTGAAATTTCTGATGAAGCGCTTGGTGGAAAGCTCAATTTTTTGTATGCACAGAAAAGGAAAGTTTCTGCAGAACTTGCCACTGCTCATGCACGGGAAAAGAAAATAGCCAATGAAAACAAGTTTCTAAAGCACAAGGTACGAAGGTCAATTCTTGGAGAAGCAGAAATTATTGTGACTACACTCAGTGGGTGTGGAGGTGACATTTATGGAGTTTGCTCAGAAACTGCTTCATCTAATAAATATGGGAATTTTTCTGAGCATGCTTTGtttgatgttgttgttattgATGAAGCCGCACAG GCCCTTGAGCCTGCAACTTTGATTCCACTTCAGCTTCTGAAATCGAGAGGAACTAAATGTATAATG GTTGGTGACCCAAGGCAACTACCCGCTACTGTGATGTCTGGATTGGCTAGCAAGTTTCTCTATGAGTGCAGCATGTTTGAACGCCTGCAAAGAGCTGGTTACCCAGTTATTATGCTCACTAAACAG TATCGCATGCATCCAGAGATTAGCAGATTTCCATCGTTGCATTTCTACGAAAATAAACTGCTTGATGGTGCTAAGATGGATGATAAATCAGCTCCCTTCCATGATCATAATTATCTTGGTCCATACATGTTCTTTGATATTGTTGACGGCCGTGAATATTGTGGAAGAAATGCTGCTACACAATCACTCTGTAATGAGTTTGAAGCTGATGCAGCTCTTCAAATACTGACCTTTTTAAAGAACAG ATATCCATCAGAGTTCTCCTCTATGAAAATAGGGATTATCACTCCATATAGAAGCCAACTCTCTCTACTGCGATCAAGGTTCACTTCCTTTTTTGGGCCTGAGATTGTTGCTGAGATGGAAATAAATACTGTGGATGGATTTCAAGGTCGTGAAGTTGATATCTTGGTGTTGTCAACTGTTAGAGCCTCAATTTCCTCAGGTGATAGGCATCACACTGGTGAAACACGCAGCATTGGGTTTGTTGCAGATGTCAGACGCATGAATGTTGCATTAACACGTGCCAGGCTTTCTCTATGGATTGTTGGAAATGCAAGAACTTTGCAGACCAATTCACATTGGGATTCCTTAATACAGAATTCTAAAGAGCGGAAACTGTTCATCTCAGTTAAGCGACCATATGGTTCGATGTTTGAAAATGTTCATCCTTATTCCAAAGATATTCATGGTATTACTCGTAGCTACCACACAAGTCATCTTAAGCAGAAGGAAAACGAAAAAATTGCTATGACGAGCTCACAGAGAAGTGATGCTCGATTCCGGAAAGAGCAACTGTCACATGCTGCCAGGAATGTAGAAAAAGAAGGTAAAAGTCTACCAAATGAGCAATTAAAACGGGCTTCACACGGGGATCAAAAGGTTCCTAAAGCTCAAGAGTCCATCGTGAGGAAATCTAGTGAAGAGTCGGAAAAACAGAATGATAATCTGAGAGCTGCCAAGTGCTCATCGGAACAAAATATTGATCAACATTCTATGCTGAGAAAACAAAGGGAAGGAAAAAAGTCAAGCGTGCATAATGATAATCATCTAGAGCTTTCTAAAAGCTTGGCGACGGGGGACTATCACGAGTGCAAGGAATTGAATAAACCTATGGAGCAGAATGTTTGCAAGGAAACTAATAAGGCCTCATCCAACCAAGGCTCATTTCAGAATTCCAAGGTGAGAATACATAGGAAAGATAAAAATAATGGCAGCCAAAACAATGATACGGGAGCCATCAAGGGCTCATCGAAACATGATGTCAATTTGAAATCAGCAGGCAAGAAAGATGATGTTTCTCCAACAGCACATCCTGATCTGCAGAAATTGATACAAAAAGCTAAAGGACCAAGGAAGTTTTCTGAAAAACCTAGATGTGATAATTCTAATCAGGTGGATCTCTTACTTAAACATGATGAAGCTTTGGATCCAGCAAATAAGAATGATGGTGCTCGTTCACAAACATACGCTGATATGAAGAAGATAGTGAATAAGGCCGAAGGAGTTACGAAGTTTTCTGAGCAACCAAGATCTGGCAACTCAAATCAAGTGGATTCCTCACTTTCATCTCATTTTGATGAAGCTAGTAGCCATATGCCAAAGCTCAAGAAAAGTCAAGCTACTAACCTAGCTCTAACCAATAAAAAACATTTGATTGCAGCAAGGAAACGACAGCGTGAGGATGTCGAGTCTTTGCTTCCTTCAGCTCTTATATCATCAAAGAAACCTTCCTTGACGCGTCCTACCAAGAAACAGAAATGA